One segment of Meriones unguiculatus strain TT.TT164.6M chromosome 3, Bangor_MerUng_6.1, whole genome shotgun sequence DNA contains the following:
- the LOC110556309 gene encoding alpha-1-acid glycoprotein, with protein MALSMVLVILSLLPLLEAQNPEHANITGIPITNVTLTWLSGKWFYVGFASHNLEFKKEAQKVQSEYFYFTPNLTDDTILLQEHQTTEGRCVYNSSQLGVQRENGTLSRKGAVEIIAHLTVLKKHGAFMLAFSPEDEKNKGLSLYADKPAIAPELKEVFQKTVKSLGMDESEIIYADWEKDVCSQEQEHLDMKKKKKEKDL; from the exons ATGGCGCTGAGCATGGTTCTTGTCATTTTGAGCCTCCTTCCACTGCTGGAGGCCCAGAACCCAGAACACGCCAATATTACAGGAATACCTATTACCAACGTCACCCTGACCTGG CTCTCTGGAAAATGGTTTTATGTCGGATTTGCTTCACACAACCTTGAGTTCAAGAAGGAAGCTCAAAAGGTCCAGTCAGAATATTTTTACTTTACTCCAAACTTGACAGATGACACTATTCTGCTTCAAGAGCACCAGACCAC GGAGGGCCGGTGTGTCTATAACTCCAGCCAGTTGGGAGTCCAGAGAGAGAATGGGACCCTCTCTAGAAAAG GAGCAGTAGAAATCATTGCCCACCTGACAGTGCTCAAGAAACATGGGGCCTTCATGCTGGCCTTTTCCCCAGAGGATGAGAAGAACAAGGGACTGTCCCTTTATG CTGACAAGCCAGCTATTGCCCCAGAGCTGAAGGAAGTATTCCAGAAGACTGTCAAAAGTCTGGGCATGGATGAGTCAGAAATCATATATGCCGACTGGGAAAAG GATGTGTGCAGTCAGGAGCAGGAACATCTTgatatgaagaagaagaagaaagagaaggatctCTAG